In the Quercus lobata isolate SW786 chromosome 5, ValleyOak3.0 Primary Assembly, whole genome shotgun sequence genome, one interval contains:
- the LOC115990238 gene encoding uncharacterized protein LOC115990238: MGPGHSHYLQALELSRGIANILNCTSWSGVGLGLMRAATKGALEVGKPVGGLKIGKEADEGTASNFHLLVDAAVRSSSSDRIAVVALPGGIGTLDKLLDFLDDCEEWGTFPKGEVASLWMVCKINSEALAYLAELNNLPLSDKCRSETEICNGMKNFACQKAFQDLEMDALMSLWSGNHMSINQEWPALVFGKLARVGVVTEGNACYSCSCPY; the protein is encoded by the exons ATGGGACCTGGTCATTCTCATTACCTGCAAGCACTAGAGTTAAGTAGAGGG ATTGCGAATATTTTGAATTGCACTTCATGGAGTGGGGTTGGTCTTGGACTAATGCGTGCTGCTACTAAAGGTGCTTTAGAAGTGGGAAAACCAGTGGGTGGATTAAAGATAGGTAAAGAGGCTGATGAAGGGACAGCCTCAAATTTTCATCT GTTGGTGGATGCTGCAGTTAGGAGCAGTAGTTCTGATAGAATTGCTGTTGTTGCTCTTCCTGGTGGTATTGGTACTCTAGATAAG CTATTAGACTTTCTTGATGATTGTGAGGAATGGGGTACATTTCCAAAAGGAGAGGTTGCATCACTATGGATGGTTTGCAAAATAAACTCAGAGGCTTTGGCTTATTTAGCAGAATTGAATAATCTCCCTCTTAGTGACAAATGTAGAAGTGAAACTGAAAT ATGTAATGGCATGAAGAATTTTGCATGTCAAAAAGCATTCCAAGATTTGGAAATGGATGCTTTGATGTCTCTTTGGAGTGGCAATCACATGTCAATTAATCAGGAATGGCCT GCTTTGGTATTTGGGAAGCTAGCTCGAGTTGGAGTTGTTACCGAAGGGAATGCTTGCTATAGTTGCTCATGCCCCTATTGA
- the LOC115990235 gene encoding uncharacterized protein LOC115990235: MQIKDDEALTFPRKLKGDSNKWPRDRYYRFHRNHGHDTADCYDLKQQIEALIKQGKLQKFVSRERTDPPPQEQALRRDNECPKPPLGDIRMIVGGTTTTSSSKKAQKTYLRMVQNVQMTGVILKMPWVDNPIIGFSEEDARRLHHLYDDALVVSIRVGDYNRYRVLVDNGSSADILYYPVFQQIWIDRKRLVPTNAPLVAFEGTKVYPLGAVTLLVTIGDYSQ; the protein is encoded by the coding sequence atgcaaatcaaggacgatgAAGCCTTAACCTTCCCCAGAAAGCTGAAGGGAGATTCCAataaatggcctagagatagGTACTACCGTTTCCACCGTAATCACGGTCATGACACGGCCGACTGTTATGACTTAAAGCAACAAATCGAAGCCCTTATCAAGCAAGGAAAGTTACAAAAGTTCGTCAGTAGGGAGAGAACAGATCCGCCTCCTCAAGAGCAAGCCCTCCGACGGGACAACGAGTGTCCCAAACCACCTTTGGGAGATATAAGGATGATTGTGGGAGGCACGACAACCACCAGCTCGTCCAAGAAAGCCCAAAAGACTTACCTCAGAATGGTTCAGAATGTTCAGATGACAGGCGTCATCCTAAAGATGCCATGGGTCGATAATCCAATTATTGGTTTCTCGGAAGAAGATGCCCGACGTCTTCACCACCTATATGACGACGCGCTCGTCGTTAGCATCCGAGTAGGAGATTATAACAGATACCGGGTCTTGGTCGACAATGGTAGTTCTGCAGATATTCTCTACTACCCAGTGTTCCAACAAATATGGATCGACAGAAAACGCCTAGTTCCAACCAACGCTCCACTCGTTGCGTTTGAAGGAACAAAGGTATACCCCCTTGGCGCGGTCACATTGCTTGTAACAATTGGGGACTATTCTCAGTAA
- the LOC115990236 gene encoding uncharacterized protein LOC115990236, which produces MCRAFPTTLKGPARIWFNRLTPNSISTFKELSALFTLYFIGGHRYKKSTACLMSIKQREDEMLRSYIARLNKEALSINEADDKILVAAFTNGLRKGKFLFSLYKNDPKTMSNVLYRATKYMNAEDVLLTREEKPRKRERQEDTRQDRGRKMARTRERREDRCSKPPAGRFTSFSR; this is translated from the coding sequence atgtgtagggccttccctacgaCGCTAAAGGGTCCTGCGAGAATTTGGTTCAACCGACTGACGCCTAACTCCATCAGTactttcaaggagctaagcgccCTGTTCACTTTATACTTTATTGGGGGGCATAGGTATAAGAAGTCTACTGCATGCTTGATGAGTATCAAACAGCGAGAGGACGAGATGCTGAGATCTTACATAGCCCGCTTAAACAAGGAAGCGCTCTCGATTAACGAAGCTGACGACAAGATACTTGTAGCAGCCTTCACAAATGGGTTGcggaagggtaagtttttgttttctttatacaagAACGACCCAAAAACCATGTCGAATGTGCTTTATAGGgccaccaagtacatgaatgccGAAGATGTACTATTGACTCGAGAGGAAaagcctagaaagagagagaggcaggAAGACACGCGGCAGGACAGAGGGCGAAAGATGGCAAGAACCAGAGAACGACGGGAGGACAGGTGCTCTAAGCCCCCCGCAGGGAGATTCACGAGCTTCTCCCGCTAA
- the LOC115992514 gene encoding non-functional pseudokinase ZED1-like, with protein MRWSCLTDHFFNKRRGERERAAFYENGSLLLEKLIVSCNGKPIPIRTFSAQQLLLATNNYSSELLRGPWVHWYKGSLEGRIVLIKRFDYALPDLAINDLVISAQMSGHSNVLKPTGCCLHTPVPILVFEFAANGFLADRIFVSRVTKRQHQPMVWERRLKIARQIAHALSYLHTAFPRPVIHMYIDMRSILLDEHDVPKLSDFYFSVSIPKGEADVEVFHGLLGKLIRSSTPELKATGKETEKTDVYNFGRFLLELLIGEDSRHITRFTIDEDSTLVAYIHNRAQGGCINEIVDPAILAEDGDGGASLEHQLQAVVDLALTCAEEDPQRRPTMVDVTKQLRRIERFAQMGEVLLGNLLNLKLHESFEEHASASLKRNASSDEIQAVNEAFERPLEV; from the exons ATGCGGTGGAGTTGTTTGACCGATCATTTCTTTAATAAAAGAAgaggggaaagagagagagctgcGTTTTATGAGAATGGAAGCTTGTTACTTGAGAAGCTGATTGTGTCTTGCAATGGCAAGCCTATTCCCATCCGTACCTTCTCCGCTCAACAGCTCCTCCTAGCAACCAACAACTATTCTTCTGAACTTCTGAGAGGGCCTTGGGTCCATTGGTACAAGGGTTCTCTTGAAGGACGAATCGTTCTCATTAAGCGTTTTGATTATGCTTTGCCCGATTTAGCCATCAATGATCTAGTGATTTCTGCACAAATGAGTGGTCACAGCAATGTATTAAAGCCCACAGGCTGTTGTCTCCACACTCCAGTTCCCATTTTAGTGTTTGAATTTGCCGCCAATGGTTTCCTTGCAGATCGAATTTTTGTCTCCCGTGTTACTAAACGACAACATCAGCCGATGGTGTGGGAGAGAAGGTTAAAGATTGCAAGGCAGATTGCTCATGCTCTTTCTTATCTCCATACTGCCTTCCCAAGACCTGTCATCCACATGTATATAGATATGCGCAGTATCTTATTAGATGAACATGATGTTCCCAAATTGTCcgacttttatttttctgtatcAATTCCCAAAGGTGAAGCTGACGTGGAAGTTTTTCACGGCTTATTAGGGAAATTAATTAGGTCCAGCACCCCCGAGCTTAAAGCAACAGGCAAGGAAACTGAGAAAACTgatgtatataattttggtcGGTTTCTTCTAGAACTTTTAATTGGAGAGGATTCTCGTCATATAACCCGATTCACAATTGATGAAGATTCTACTTTAGTAGCATACATACATAACCGGGCTCAAGGTGGTTGCATAAACGAGATTGTGGATCCTGCAATCTTGGCTGAAGATGGGGATGGAGGTGCTAGTTTAGAGCATCAATTACAAGCTGTGGTGGACCTTGCCTTGACATGTGCAGAGGAAGATCCACAAAGAAGGCCAACTATGGTGGATGTCACCAAACAACTCAGGCGGATTGAGAG GTTCGCACAAATGGGTGAAGTGCTTTTGGGAAATTTGCTGAATTTAAAGCTTCATGAGAGTTTTGAAGAGCATGCTTCTGCATCATTGAAAAGGAATGCTTCTAGTGATGAAATTCAAGCAGTGAACGAAGCCTTTGAAAGGCCTCTTGAAGTTTAA
- the LOC115990237 gene encoding uncharacterized protein LOC115990237, giving the protein MGPSHRGQASRDTWQPPPPSIFKLNFDAALFSALNGSGFGAVIRNEKGEVMVAMAAKGPEVSSSEEAEFLACRKAIEFAVDAGFSELVIEGDNSSVMKAVSALQDDFSLLGNVIGDIHHLVRNLQWVRIDCTRRGGNRVAHELAQFARNISQDLFGMEDVPPIAREALYQDADFSN; this is encoded by the coding sequence ATGGGACCATCACATAGAGGGCAAGCTTCTCGGGATACCTGGCAGCCCCCTCCTCCTTCGATCTTCAAGCTTAACTTTGATGCAGCTTTGTTTTCGGCTCTTAACGGTTCAGGTTTTGGTGCAGTCATTCGAAATGAAAAAGGTGAGGTTATGGTAGCCATGGCAGCAAAGGGACCTGAGGTATCTTCTAGTGAGGAGGCTGAGTTTCTTGCATGTCGGAAAGCTATTGAATTTGCCGTTGATGCTGGCTTTTCTGAACTTGTCATTGAAGGGGATAATTCTTCTGTCATGAAAGCTGTTTCGGCTTTGCAGGatgatttttctttacttggGAATGTTATTGGGGATATTCATCATTTGGTTAGGAACTTGCAATGGGTTAGGATTGATTGTACTAGGCGTGGGGGGAATAGAGTTGCTCATGAGTTAGCTCAATTTGCTAGAAACATTAGTCAAGATTTGTTTGGGATGGAAGATGTTCCTCCAATAGCTAGGGAAGCTTTGTATCAAGATGCTgatttttctaattaa